A DNA window from Thioalkalivibrio sp. XN279 contains the following coding sequences:
- the rpsL gene encoding 30S ribosomal protein S12: protein MATINQLVRKPRRTKKEKTTVPALQASPQRRGVCTRVYTTTPKKPNSALRKVARVRLTNGFEVTSYIGGEGHNLQEHSVVLIRGGRVKDLPGVRYHTVRGTLDCAGVGDRRQGRSKYGAKRPKS from the coding sequence ATGGCAACGATCAATCAGCTCGTCCGCAAGCCGCGTCGGACCAAGAAGGAAAAGACGACGGTGCCCGCCCTGCAGGCCAGCCCGCAGCGGCGCGGCGTGTGCACGCGCGTCTACACCACGACCCCGAAGAAGCCGAACTCGGCCCTGCGCAAGGTCGCCCGCGTGCGCCTCACCAACGGCTTCGAGGTGACCAGCTACATCGGCGGCGAAGGCCACAACCTGCAGGAGCACTCGGTGGTGCTGATCCGCGGCGGCCGCGTCAAGGACCTGCCGGGCGTGCGCTACCACACGGTGCGCGGCACGCTCGATTGCGCGGGTGTCGGCGACCGTCGCCAGGGCCGTTCCAAGTACGGCGCCAAGCGTCCCAAGTCCTGA
- the rpsG gene encoding 30S ribosomal protein S7 → MSRRAQAPKRIILPDPVYGSETLSKFMNMIMESGKKSVAERIVYGAIEQISERRKMPADKAVEVLEEALENVKPMVEVKSRRVGGATYQVPVEVRAVRRQTLAMRWVIDAARARGEKSMAQRLANELMDASESRGAAVKKREDTHRMAEANKAFSHYRW, encoded by the coding sequence ATGTCCAGACGAGCCCAAGCGCCCAAGCGCATCATCCTTCCCGACCCGGTCTACGGCAGCGAGACCCTGTCGAAGTTCATGAACATGATCATGGAGAGCGGCAAGAAGTCCGTCGCCGAGCGCATCGTGTACGGTGCCATCGAGCAGATCTCGGAACGGCGCAAGATGCCGGCCGACAAGGCGGTCGAGGTGCTCGAGGAAGCGCTCGAGAACGTCAAGCCGATGGTCGAGGTGAAGTCCCGCCGGGTCGGCGGCGCCACCTACCAGGTGCCGGTCGAAGTACGTGCCGTGCGTCGCCAGACGCTGGCCATGCGCTGGGTCATCGACGCCGCCCGCGCGCGCGGCGAGAAGTCCATGGCGCAGCGCCTCGCCAACGAGCTCATGGATGCGTCCGAGAGCCGCGGCGCCGCCGTGAAGAAGCGTGAAGACACGCACCGGATGGCCGAGGCCAACAAGGCCTTCTCGCATTACCGCTGGTAA
- the fusA gene encoding elongation factor G has translation MARTTPIERYRNIGIMAHIDAGKTTTTERVLFYTGVSHKIGEVHDGAAVMDWMEQEQERGITITSAATTCFWKGMDQSFPEHRINIIDTPGHVDFTIEVERSLRVLDGAVAVFCSVGGVEPQSETVWRQADKYRVPRMAFVNKMDRPGANFLRVVKQMKDRLRATAVPIQLPIGAEEHFKGVVDLLRMKAIIWDDSTQGTTFELHDIPADMADLCQEWRDHLVEAAAEGSEELTNKYLDTLELSDEEIKLGLRLRTLRNEVVPVLCGSAFKNKGVQAMLDAIIEYMPSPTEVPAIRGELEDGEEGTRPSGDNEPFAALAFKIATDPFVGNLTFFRVYSGVLASGDTVYNPVKGKKERIGRILQMHANERKEIKEVRAGDIAAAVGLKDVTTGDTLSDPKDIITLERMEFPEPVIAVAVEPKTKSDQEKMGLALSKLAQEDPSFRVRTDEESGQTIISGMGELHLDIIVDRMKREFKVEANVGKPQVAYRETIRQKVEQEGRFVRQSGGRGQFGHVWITIEPQEPGAGYAFENKIVGGVVPKEYIPAVDKGIQEQLGNGVLAGYPVVDIKVTLFDGSYHEVDSSEMAFKIAGSMAFKEGCSKAKPVLLEPIMKVEVVTPEDYMGDVMGDLNRRRGLVQGMEEAPSGRIIRAEVPLAEMFGYATDLRSMSQGRATYSMEFGHYNEAPSNVAEAVIKKAS, from the coding sequence GTGGCCCGCACGACCCCTATCGAGCGCTACCGCAATATCGGCATCATGGCCCACATCGATGCCGGCAAGACCACTACGACGGAGCGCGTCCTGTTCTACACCGGCGTCTCGCACAAGATCGGCGAGGTGCATGACGGCGCCGCCGTCATGGACTGGATGGAGCAGGAACAGGAGCGCGGGATCACGATCACCTCCGCGGCGACCACCTGCTTCTGGAAGGGGATGGACCAGAGCTTCCCCGAGCATCGCATCAACATCATCGACACGCCCGGCCACGTCGACTTCACCATCGAGGTGGAGCGTTCGCTGCGCGTGCTCGACGGCGCCGTGGCCGTGTTCTGCTCGGTCGGCGGCGTGGAGCCCCAGTCCGAGACCGTGTGGCGCCAGGCCGACAAGTACCGCGTGCCGCGCATGGCCTTCGTCAACAAGATGGACCGCCCGGGCGCGAACTTCCTGCGCGTGGTGAAGCAGATGAAGGACCGGCTGCGCGCCACCGCCGTGCCGATCCAGCTGCCGATCGGCGCCGAGGAGCATTTCAAGGGCGTGGTCGACCTGCTGCGCATGAAGGCCATCATCTGGGACGACAGCACCCAGGGCACGACCTTCGAGCTGCATGACATCCCGGCCGACATGGCGGACCTGTGCCAGGAATGGCGCGACCACCTGGTCGAGGCCGCCGCCGAGGGCAGCGAAGAGCTGACCAACAAGTACCTCGACACGCTCGAGCTCTCCGACGAGGAGATCAAGCTCGGCCTGCGCCTGCGCACGCTGCGCAACGAGGTGGTGCCGGTGCTGTGCGGCTCGGCCTTCAAGAACAAGGGCGTGCAGGCCATGCTGGACGCCATCATCGAGTACATGCCGTCGCCGACCGAGGTGCCGGCCATCCGCGGCGAGCTCGAGGACGGCGAGGAAGGCACGCGCCCCTCCGGCGACAACGAGCCCTTCGCCGCGCTGGCGTTCAAGATCGCCACCGACCCCTTCGTCGGCAACCTGACCTTCTTCCGCGTCTACTCGGGTGTGCTCGCCTCGGGCGACACGGTGTACAACCCGGTCAAGGGCAAGAAGGAGCGCATCGGCCGCATCCTGCAGATGCACGCCAACGAGCGCAAGGAAATCAAGGAAGTGCGCGCCGGCGACATCGCCGCCGCAGTGGGCCTGAAGGACGTCACCACGGGCGACACGCTGTCCGATCCCAAGGACATCATCACGCTCGAGCGCATGGAGTTCCCGGAGCCCGTGATCGCGGTGGCCGTGGAGCCGAAGACCAAGAGCGACCAGGAGAAGATGGGCCTGGCGCTGTCCAAGCTGGCGCAGGAGGATCCGTCCTTCCGCGTGCGCACCGACGAGGAGTCCGGCCAGACCATCATCTCCGGCATGGGTGAGCTGCATCTCGACATCATCGTCGACCGCATGAAGCGCGAGTTCAAGGTCGAGGCCAACGTGGGCAAGCCCCAGGTGGCCTACCGCGAGACCATTCGCCAGAAGGTCGAGCAGGAAGGCCGCTTCGTGCGCCAGTCCGGCGGCCGCGGCCAGTTCGGCCACGTCTGGATCACGATCGAGCCGCAGGAGCCGGGCGCCGGCTATGCTTTCGAGAACAAGATCGTCGGCGGCGTGGTGCCGAAGGAATACATCCCGGCCGTGGACAAGGGCATCCAGGAGCAGCTCGGCAACGGCGTGCTGGCCGGATACCCGGTGGTGGACATCAAGGTCACGCTGTTCGACGGCTCGTACCACGAGGTCGACTCCAGCGAAATGGCGTTCAAGATCGCCGGCTCGATGGCGTTCAAGGAAGGCTGCAGCAAGGCGAAGCCGGTGCTGCTCGAGCCCATCATGAAGGTCGAGGTCGTGACCCCCGAAGACTACATGGGCGACGTCATGGGCGACCTGAACCGCCGGCGCGGCCTGGTGCAGGGCATGGAAGAGGCGCCTTCGGGACGCATCATCCGCGCCGAGGTGCCGCTGGCCGAGATGTTCGGCTACGCCACCGACCTGCGCTCCATGAGCCAGGGCCGGGCGACCTACTCCATGGAGTTCGGTCATTACAACGAGGCCCCCAGCAACGTGGCCGAGGCCGTCATCAAGAAGGCTTCCTGA